In Flammeovirgaceae bacterium 311, one DNA window encodes the following:
- the apaG gene encoding CO2+/MG2+ efflux protein ApaG (COG2967 Uncharacterized protein affecting Mg2+/Co2+ transport): protein MVSEVTQGVKVCVETAYQPEYSSPGQMHYVFTYRIVIENNSQHTVQLLRRHWYIHDANNIVREVEGEGVVGQQPVLEAGQSHQYVSGCNLKSGMGKMYGTYLMERIIDGKKFRVKIPEFTMVAPFKLN, encoded by the coding sequence ATGGTTTCGGAAGTTACCCAAGGAGTTAAGGTATGTGTAGAAACCGCCTATCAGCCTGAATATTCAAGCCCCGGGCAAATGCACTATGTTTTTACCTACCGTATTGTTATTGAAAATAATAGCCAGCATACCGTTCAGCTGCTTCGCAGGCATTGGTACATACACGATGCCAACAATATTGTACGCGAGGTAGAGGGCGAAGGTGTAGTAGGTCAGCAACCAGTGCTGGAAGCAGGCCAGAGCCACCAGTACGTATCGGGCTGCAACCTAAAATCGGGTATGGGCAAAATGTATGGCACCTACCTGATGGAGCGTATCATAGATGGAAAAAAATTCAGGGTCAAGATTCCTGAATTCACCATGGTGGCACCCTTCAAACTTAATTAA
- a CDS encoding uracil-DNA glycosylase (COG0692 Uracil DNA glycosylase) translates to MDVKIAPSWKEKLYSEFEEPYFQTLTEFVKQEYREHKVYPPPGLIFNAFAHCSFEEVKVVILGQDPYHNPGQANGLAFSVADGVTPPPSLQNIYKEISNELGTPIPDNGNLERWADQGVLLLNATLTVRAHKPGSHQKKGWEEFTDAVIKLLSEEKQALVFMLWGAYAQKKGSIINETRHLVLKSAHPSPFAANRGFFGNNHFKKANEYLQQHGKEPIDW, encoded by the coding sequence ATGGATGTTAAAATTGCCCCTTCCTGGAAAGAAAAATTATATAGTGAGTTTGAGGAGCCTTATTTTCAAACCCTTACCGAATTTGTAAAGCAGGAATACCGGGAGCATAAGGTCTACCCGCCACCGGGGCTGATCTTCAATGCTTTTGCCCACTGCTCCTTCGAAGAGGTAAAGGTGGTGATCCTGGGCCAGGACCCTTATCACAATCCCGGGCAGGCAAACGGACTGGCTTTTTCGGTAGCCGATGGCGTTACCCCACCGCCTTCGCTGCAAAATATTTATAAGGAGATAAGCAATGAATTAGGCACGCCCATTCCCGATAATGGGAATCTGGAACGTTGGGCCGATCAGGGAGTACTCCTGCTCAATGCCACTCTCACGGTAAGGGCTCATAAACCCGGCAGCCATCAGAAAAAGGGCTGGGAGGAATTCACAGATGCCGTGATTAAATTGTTATCAGAAGAAAAACAAGCACTGGTTTTTATGCTCTGGGGAGCGTATGCCCAGAAAAAAGGATCTATTATTAACGAAACCAGGCACCTGGTGCTAAAATCTGCCCATCCATCGCCTTTTGCAGCCAACAGAGGTTTTTTTGGTAATAACCACTTTAAAAAAGCAAATGAGTACCTGCAGCAGCACGGGAAAGAACCCATTGACTGGTAG
- a CDS encoding signal peptidase I (COG0681 Signal peptidase I), producing the protein MITKTKEDKNKSQKAAPKKAKSASREWLDAIVFAVVAATIIRWLVFTPFTIPTGSMERSLLIGDFLFVSKSHYGAATPITPLQIPLSHQTIWGTSIPAYSTLIQLPQFRLPAISDVEQGDVVVFNFPGELEHPVDMRSNYVKRCVAVAGDTLRIVNQQVIVNGQAMENPEQMQFLYTINMNGQPSERFIRQYKLYDAQMYGNALMVSLPDYTAREIEGLPFVESVEKVVFPEGEKGQEVMPVGYDQLPWNIDNFGPLVVPAEGMTIALTEENIAKYFNTIRYYEGHAPEDVVMADGKINLKGQVIDSYTFQQDYYFMMGDNRHNSLDSRFWGFVPHDHIVGKALFTWMSIDPNESMFSKIRWERILKGVD; encoded by the coding sequence ATGATCACAAAGACGAAAGAAGATAAAAATAAAAGCCAGAAGGCTGCTCCTAAAAAAGCAAAATCTGCTTCCCGGGAATGGCTGGATGCCATTGTTTTCGCTGTGGTAGCTGCCACCATTATCCGCTGGCTTGTTTTCACCCCGTTTACCATCCCAACAGGCTCTATGGAGCGAAGCCTGCTGATCGGTGATTTTCTTTTTGTCAGCAAATCTCACTATGGCGCTGCTACGCCAATCACACCCTTACAAATTCCCCTGTCACACCAAACCATCTGGGGAACGAGCATACCTGCTTATTCCACGCTTATTCAGCTGCCCCAGTTCAGGCTGCCTGCCATTAGTGATGTGGAACAGGGCGATGTGGTGGTTTTTAACTTTCCCGGTGAGCTGGAGCATCCCGTCGATATGCGCAGCAATTATGTAAAACGATGCGTTGCAGTAGCAGGCGACACCCTGCGTATTGTAAACCAACAGGTAATAGTGAATGGACAGGCTATGGAAAATCCTGAACAGATGCAGTTTCTGTATACTATTAATATGAATGGACAGCCAAGTGAGCGTTTTATCCGCCAGTACAAGCTCTACGATGCCCAGATGTATGGTAATGCACTCATGGTGAGTCTGCCCGATTATACAGCCCGGGAAATAGAGGGCCTGCCTTTCGTGGAATCAGTAGAAAAAGTAGTATTTCCCGAAGGTGAAAAAGGCCAGGAGGTAATGCCGGTTGGCTATGATCAGCTCCCCTGGAACATCGATAATTTTGGGCCCCTGGTGGTGCCTGCAGAAGGCATGACCATTGCCCTTACAGAAGAAAACATAGCCAAATATTTTAATACCATTAGATATTACGAAGGGCACGCACCGGAGGATGTAGTAATGGCCGATGGAAAAATAAACCTGAAGGGACAGGTCATTGATAGTTACACCTTTCAGCAGGACTACTACTTTATGATGGGCGATAACCGCCACAACTCCCTCGACTCCCGTTTCTGGGGCTTTGTACCCCACGATCACATTGTGGGCAAAGCCCTTTTCACCTGGATGTCGATAGACCCGAACGAAAGCATGTTCAGCAAAATACGCTGGGAAAGAATTTTAAAAGGAGTTGATTAG
- a CDS encoding signal peptidase I (COG0681 Signal peptidase I) yields MTTKLKEAPTKKAPQKPKSKSREWLDAIAFAVIAATLIRWLFLEAYTIPTGSMERSLLVGDFLFVSKMHYGARTPKTPLQVPLTHQKIWGTDMDSYVDWIQLPQFRLPGFSDVERGDVVVFNFPGELQHPLDLRSNYIKRCVAVHGDTLRIQDQQVIVNSTPVENPAQMQHKFILQLEGQPNERFIRKYKLYDMQYYGNGLLVSLNGDMAKEISQLPFVKSVEPVRFPGGEKGPEVMPVGYDQLPWNIDNLGPLVVPAEGMTIALTEENIAKYYNTIKYYEGHNDEDVQLTEGRVTIKGQPVDSYTFQQDYYFMMGDNRHDSLDSRYWGFVPQDHVVGKALFIWMSLDANESFLSKIRWERLFRGIN; encoded by the coding sequence ATGACAACGAAACTTAAAGAAGCTCCGACAAAAAAGGCTCCCCAAAAGCCTAAATCCAAATCCAGGGAATGGCTGGATGCCATCGCCTTTGCCGTAATTGCCGCCACCCTTATCCGCTGGTTATTTCTGGAGGCCTATACCATTCCCACGGGCTCTATGGAGCGTAGTTTGCTGGTAGGAGATTTCCTGTTTGTAAGTAAAATGCACTACGGGGCCCGCACGCCTAAAACACCACTGCAGGTCCCCCTCACCCACCAGAAGATCTGGGGCACCGATATGGACTCTTATGTTGACTGGATTCAGCTGCCCCAGTTCCGCCTGCCCGGCTTCAGCGATGTGGAGCGTGGCGATGTGGTGGTATTCAATTTCCCCGGTGAGCTGCAGCACCCCCTCGACCTGCGCAGCAACTATATTAAACGCTGCGTGGCCGTACATGGTGATACCCTGCGCATTCAGGATCAGCAGGTAATAGTAAACAGCACGCCTGTTGAAAACCCGGCACAAATGCAGCATAAATTTATTCTGCAGCTGGAAGGCCAGCCAAACGAACGCTTCATCAGAAAATACAAGCTATACGACATGCAGTACTACGGCAACGGACTGCTGGTAAGCCTGAACGGGGACATGGCAAAAGAAATAAGCCAGCTGCCTTTTGTAAAAAGCGTTGAGCCGGTGCGTTTCCCGGGGGGAGAAAAAGGACCAGAGGTAATGCCGGTTGGCTATGATCAGCTCCCCTGGAACATCGATAACCTTGGACCCCTGGTGGTTCCTGCAGAGGGCATGACCATTGCCCTTACAGAAGAAAACATAGCCAAGTACTACAACACGATTAAGTACTACGAAGGCCACAACGACGAGGATGTGCAATTAACAGAGGGCAGGGTAACCATAAAAGGACAGCCAGTTGACAGCTATACCTTTCAGCAGGACTACTACTTTATGATGGGCGATAACCGCCACGACTCCCTAGACTCACGCTACTGGGGCTTTGTGCCACAGGATCATGTGGTAGGCAAAGCACTCTTTATCTGGATGTCGCTGGATGCCAATGAGAGCTTCTTAAGCAAGATCCGCTGGGAACGCCTGTTCAGAGGCATTAACTAA
- a CDS encoding dihydrodipicolinate reductase (COG0289 Dihydrodipicolinate reductase), with amino-acid sequence MRIALIGYGKMGQAIEALALDRGHTISHRISDANPHELETVTPATADVAIEFTHPDAAYTNIMHCLRAGVPVVCGTTGWTSQKFRAENYCNQLGGAFFWASNFSIGVNLFLKASNYLAKLMDAAPQYDVQMEEVHHVHKKDAPSGTAITLAEGIIKELKRKKRWENELKHDPEALPIISIREDEVPGTHTIRWQSGNDLLELNHIAYSRQGFASGALQVAEWLPGRKGVFGMDDFLSL; translated from the coding sequence ATGAGAATAGCCCTAATCGGTTACGGCAAAATGGGTCAGGCCATTGAGGCACTGGCACTGGACCGTGGCCACACCATCAGCCACCGCATCAGTGATGCCAACCCCCACGAGCTGGAAACTGTAACACCTGCCACAGCCGATGTTGCCATTGAGTTTACGCATCCAGATGCAGCCTATACCAACATCATGCACTGCCTGCGGGCAGGCGTTCCTGTTGTTTGCGGCACCACCGGCTGGACGAGCCAGAAATTTAGAGCAGAAAACTATTGCAACCAGCTGGGAGGCGCCTTTTTCTGGGCCTCAAACTTTAGCATAGGGGTAAACCTGTTCCTGAAGGCCAGTAACTACCTGGCCAAGCTAATGGATGCAGCACCCCAGTACGATGTGCAAATGGAGGAAGTACATCATGTGCACAAAAAAGATGCCCCCAGTGGCACTGCCATTACCCTGGCAGAAGGTATCATAAAGGAGCTAAAGCGAAAAAAGCGCTGGGAGAATGAATTAAAGCATGATCCTGAAGCGTTACCGATCATATCCATTCGTGAAGATGAAGTGCCTGGCACCCACACCATACGCTGGCAGTCGGGCAACGATTTACTCGAACTAAACCATATTGCATACAGCCGCCAGGGCTTTGCCTCAGGTGCACTGCAGGTAGCTGAGTGGCTGCCCGGCCGTAAAGGCGTATTTGGCATGGATGATTTTCTATCTCTGTAA
- a CDS encoding parB-like partition protein (COG1475 Predicted transcriptional regulators), which translates to MNQEEDKKGGKLPQKKALGRGLGALLADSPRSAENALRRATGGTTNTGNINDIPLSQIETNPYQPRTRFDQEALEELAESIRVQGIIQPITVRKLSENQYQLISGERRFQASKLAGLDRVPAYIRTANDQQMLEMALIENIQRENLNALEIALSYQRLISECSLKQEELGDRVGKKRTTVNNYLRLLRLPPDIQAGLRDNLISMGHARAIVNVEDPAKQLWIYNRTVKEGLSVRQVEKMVRELTGTAPEKEDKKAAASPEKEREYRQLQTKLSTHFGTRVNVRTDTGDKGEIKIPFVSLEDLNRILEILNL; encoded by the coding sequence ACTCGCCGCGCTCTGCAGAAAATGCACTGCGCCGGGCTACCGGTGGCACCACCAATACCGGCAACATTAACGACATACCGCTTAGCCAGATTGAGACCAACCCCTACCAGCCCAGAACCAGGTTCGACCAGGAGGCACTGGAGGAGCTGGCGGAAAGCATACGGGTGCAGGGCATTATTCAGCCTATTACCGTTCGCAAGTTAAGCGAAAACCAGTACCAGCTTATCTCTGGTGAGCGGCGCTTCCAGGCCTCCAAACTTGCAGGCCTTGACCGCGTACCTGCTTACATTCGCACCGCCAACGACCAGCAAATGCTGGAAATGGCCCTGATCGAAAATATTCAGCGCGAAAATCTGAATGCCCTTGAGATTGCCCTAAGCTACCAGCGCCTCATCAGCGAGTGCAGCCTGAAGCAGGAAGAGCTGGGCGACCGCGTAGGAAAAAAACGCACCACCGTTAACAACTACCTGCGCCTGCTGCGCCTGCCACCAGATATCCAGGCTGGCCTGCGGGACAACCTCATCAGCATGGGGCATGCACGTGCCATTGTAAATGTAGAAGATCCCGCCAAGCAGCTCTGGATCTACAACCGTACGGTAAAAGAAGGTCTGTCTGTTAGGCAGGTAGAGAAAATGGTGCGCGAGCTTACCGGCACCGCTCCCGAGAAAGAAGATAAAAAAGCAGCTGCCAGCCCTGAAAAAGAGCGGGAGTACCGCCAGCTGCAGACTAAATTGTCAACACACTTTGGCACCAGGGTTAATGTACGTACTGATACAGGAGATAAAGGAGAGATCAAAATTCCGTTTGTATCGCTCGAAGACCTGAATCGCATCCTGGAAATCTTAAACCTCTGA